The DNA region TCCGCGGCCGCGGCAGCTACAAGCGCGTGATGCAGAACCTGCGCCGGCTGCCGGAGGATCTGTCCTCGCCGGTGCAGGTGCAGTGCACGGTCACGCGCCGCAACCAGGACCGGCTCGAGGAGCTGGTGCGCGAGCTGCAGAAGACGCGCGTGGGCTGGATGAGCTTCTCGTTCTACGTGCCGCGCGCGAGCGACGACGGGCCCGACGCCTGGCCCGACAACGAGGCGCGCGTGCCCGCGGTGCGCGAGGTGATGCGGCTTCGCAACGAGTACCCGGGCTTCGTGCGCAACACGCGGCGCAGCCTGGAGCTGATGCTCCCCGAGCACGCGGAGCGAGTCACCGCCGCCTGCCCGGCGCGCGAGCGCGTGCTGCCGCTCTACCTGGACGGGCACGTCTTCCGCACGCCGGGCTGCTGCTACGGGAACGACGTGGACTGCGTGCGCTGCGGCGCCTGGGTCGTGTTCCACCTGGCGGCCGAGCTCGAGGGGCACGCGTCGTGAGCGCCGCGAAGCCGACACGCGAGAGTGTCGAGTTCGAGAGCCGCGGCCAGACCTGCCGCGGCTGGCTCTACCGCCCCGCGGGGCCGGCCGGCGCGCGCGTGCCCGCGGTGGTGATGGCGCACGGCTTCTCGGCGGTGAAGGAGATGTTCCTGCCCGCCTTCGCGGAGCGCTTCGCGGCCGCGGGCTGCGCGGTGCTGGTGTTCGACTTCCGCTTCCTGGGCGCGAGCGACGGCGAGCCGCGCGGGCAGGTGTTCCCGTTCGAGCAGCACGAGGACTACCGAAACGCGATCTCGTGGGTGACGCTTGCGCCCGGCATCGACCCCGCGCGCATCGGCCTCTGGGGCAGCTCGTACAGCGGCGGGCACACGCTGCACCTGGCCGCGTTCGACCGGCGCGTGAAGGCGGCCGTGGCGCAGGTGCCCGCGGTGCGCGCGTGGCCGCTTCTGCTCGCGCTTCTGGGCCGGCCCGGGCTCGACGCGTTCCTCGCCCAGATCTCGGCCGACCGCGTGGAGCGCTTCAAGACCGGCGCGGTGACGGAGATCCCCGTCGTAGCAAAGCCCGGCCAGCCCAGCGTGCTGGCCGCGCCCGACGCGTGGGAATGGTTCCAGCGCACGGGCGCCGCGGTCGCGCCGAGCTGGCGCAACGCCGTCACGCTGGAGTCGCTGGAGAAGATGCTCGAGTACGACCCGCCCGGCGCGATCGAGCTGGTCTCGCCCACGCCGCTGCTCGTGATCGGGGCGAAGAACGACTCGCTGATCCCGATCGAGCAGCTGCGCGCCGCGGTCGCGCGCGCGGGCGAGCCCAAGCGCTACCTCGAGCTCGACTGCGGACACTTCGATGTGTACGACACGGAGCCCTGGTTCGAGCGCGCCGCGAGCGCCGCGACGGACTGGTTCCGGCAGCACCTGGGCGCGGGCTGAGCTTCCGGGGGCTCAGACCTCCGGCGGCGCGGCAGGCGCGCTCTCGCCGCGCGATGCGACGCGCAGCAGCGCGAGGCCGATTCCCGTGAGCGCGCCCGCGCCGAGCAGCCAGGCGAGCGGCGTGTGCGCTGCGGTGGTGTCGTCGAAGCCGGCGATGCCGAAGACCTGGTAGAGCGCGCCCAGGGTGATCACGCCGGTGAGCGCGTGCAGGGCGATCGACGGCCAGAGCGATCGGGACGCCTGGCGCAGCACCGCCAGCACGAGCGAGTTCGCGAACGCCGGCGCGACGCCCCATACGCCGCCGAAGATCAGTCCGCTGGCGACGCCGCTCATCAGCGCGCCGAGCACGATGCCGAGACCGAGCCCGAGCCTGGCGACCGCGAGCGGCTGCAGGATGCCGCGGAAGAAGAGCTCGTAGGCGAGCGGGAACACGGCGATCTGCACCACCGCGAGCATCACTCCCCAGAATGGCGGCGTCTCGGGCGCCTCGCCCGCCGCCGTGAGCTCGAGCGGCGGCGGGAACGCCGCCTTCACCAGGTTGTCGATCTCGCTGGTGAGCAGCACGGACGCGGCCAGGAACGCGACCGCGAGCCAGGCCGTCGCCGGTGCGCGCACGAGCGCGAGCCGCTCGAGCGGAGGCTCGCGAAACCGCGAAGCGCAGAGCGTGAACATGCCGCCGTAGGCGAGCACCGCGGCCATGCCGACCACCGGCACCGTGCCGCGAAAGCCGATCAGGAGCAGCACCGTCACGCAGACCATGTGGACCAGCGGCGCGAGCAGCGCGAGCACGAAGGCGAACTCGAGCGTGAGCGGCGGGCGGGCTCCGGCGTCGCGGTCGGGAATCATGATCTGAACACGATCGGGCGCAGCGCCTGTCCGGTGTAGGAGAGCGGGTCGTTGGCGACCTCTTCCGGCGTGCCGGTCGCGATCACCTCGCCGCCCTTGTCGCCGCCCTCGGGCCCGAGATCGATGATGTGGTCCGCCGTCTTGATCACGTCGAGATTGTGCTCGATCACCACCACCGTGTTGCCGCGGTCGACCAGCTTGTGAATCACGTCGAGAAGCTTCTCCACGTCGGCAAAGTGCAGTCCGGTGGTCGGCTCGTCCAGGATGTACATCGTGCGGCCGGTGGCGCGCTTCGAGAGCTCCTTTGCGAGCTTGATCCGCTGCGCCTCGCCGCCCGAGAGCGTGGTCGCCTGCTGGCCCAGGTGCACGTAGCCGAGCCCCACCTCGGCCAGCGTCGCCAGACCGCTTCGCACGCCCGGGATGTGCTCCAGGAACTCGAACGCCTCGTCGACGGTCATCTCGAGCACGTCGGCGATCGACTTGCCCTTGTACTTCACTTCGAGCGTCTGCGGGTTGTAGCGCTTGCCCTGGCACTCCTCGCAGGTCACGTACACGTCGGGCAGGAAGTGCATCTCGATGCGCAGGATGCCGTCGCCCTGGCAGGCTTCGCAGCGCCCGCCCTTCACGTTGAACGAGAAGCGGCCCGGCGCGTAGCCGCGCTGGCGGCTCTCGGGAAGCTGCGTGAAGAGCTCGCGGATCCCCGTGAAGATCCCCGTGTAGGTGGCCGGATTCGAGCGCGAGGTTCGCCCGATCGGGTCCTGCGAGACGTCGATCACCTTGTCGAGGTGTGCAAGCCCATCGATCTTCTTGTGCTTGCCGGGCTTGTCCTTGGCCTCGAAGAGCTCGTGCGCGAGCGCCTTGTACAGGGTGTCGTTGATCAGTGTCGACTTGCCACTGCCCGAGACGCCCGTCACCACCGTCATCACGCCGAGCGGAATGCGCACCGTCACGTCGCGCAGGTTGTTCTCGCTCGCGCCGACGATGGTCACGAACTTGTCGGAGCCGGGTCGGCGCTTCTCGGGCACGGGGATCCTGCGCGCGCCGGAGAGGAACTGGCCGGTGAGCGAGCGCGCCTCCTTCTCGATGTCCTCGGGTCGGCCTTCGGCCACGATCTCGCCGCCGTGCCGGCCCGCGCCCGGCCCCATGTCGATCACCCAATCGGCGGCGCGGATGGTCTCCTCGTCGTGCTCGACCACGAGCACGGTGTTGCCGGTGTCGCGCAGCGAGACCAGCGTGCGCAGCAGCCGGTCGTTGTCGCGCGCGTGCAGCCCGATCGACGGCTCGTCCAGGATGTAGAGCACTCCCGCCAGCGCCGAGCCCACCTGCGTCGCCAGGCGGATGCGCTGGCTCTCGCCGCCCGAGAGCGTGCCGGCGGTGCGGTCGCGCGTCAGATACTCGAGCCCGACGTTCTGCAGGAACGCGAGTCGCTCGCGGATCTCGCGCAGCAGCCGCTCGGCGATCAACAGGTCCTGCTTGCCGAGCTTCAGGTTCGTGAAGAACTGCACCGCCTGCGCGACCGAGAGCGCGCAGACCTGCGGCAGCGTGGTCGCGCCGACGAAGACCGAGCGCGCCTCTGGGCGCAGGCGCGCGCCCGCACAGGCCGTGCAGGCGGTGTTGCTCATGTACTGGCGCAGCCCCTCGCGCACGAGATCGCTCTCGGTCTCGCGGTAGCGCTTGTCGAGCAGGCCCACGACCCCCGACCAGCTGCGGTCGAAGCTCCACTTGCGGCTGCGCCCGAAGCGGAAGGTCACCTTCTCGTCGTTGCCGTTCAGGATCTGCGCGCGCGCCTCGGCCGAGAGCTTCCTCCACGGCGTGTCGAGCGAGAACCCGTAGTGCGTGGCGAGCGAGCGCAGCATCGCGGCGTAGTAGCGCGAGGCGTGTCCGCGGCCCTTGAACGGCGCGATCGCGCCGTCCGCGATCGAGATCGAAGCGTCGGGAACGAGCAGCTCCGGGTCGAAGAAGTCCTTCGTGCCCAGGCCGTCGCACTCGGGGCAGGCGCCCTGCGGGCTGTTGAAAGAGAACAAGCGCGGATTGATCTCGGGGAAGCTCGCGCCGCAGTCCATGCACGCGGCGAGCTCGGAGAAGAGGACCTCTTCCTGGCCCGGCCCGATGTCGACCTTCGCGAAGCCCGAGCTCGCTCGTAGCGCCGTCTCGAACGAATCCGCCAGCCGCTTTCCGACGTCGCCGCGGATCACCAGACGGTCGACCACCAGGTCGATGTCGTGGCGCTTCTTGCGGTCGAGCTCCGGCGGCGAATCGAGCTGGTGGTCCTCGCCGTCGATGCGAACGCGCACGAAGCCCTGTCGCGCGAACTCGCGCAGCTCCTTCTTGTACTCGCCTTTGCGGCCGCGCACGACCGGCGAGAGCACCTGCACGCGCGTGCCCTCGGGGAGCGCGAGCACGCGGTCGCACATCTGCTTCACGGTCTGCGCCTGGATCGGCTTGCCGCAGTTCACGCAGTGCGGCACGCCGATCCGCGCGAAGAGCAGTCGCAGGTAGTCGTAGATCTCGGTGACCGTGCCGACGGTCGAGCGCGGGTTGCGGCTGGTGGTCTTCTGCTCGATCGAGATCGCGGGCGAGAGGCCCTCGATCGAGTCGACCTCGGGCTTCTTCATCTGGTCGAGGAACTGCCGCGCGTAGGCCGACAGGCTCTCGACGTAGCGGCGCTGCCCCTCGGCGTAGAGCGTGTCGAACGCGAGCGAGCTCTTGCCCGAGCCCGAGAGCCCCGTGAGCACGACCAAGCGGTTGCGCGGGATGCGCACGTTCAGCGACTTCAGGTTGTGCTCGCACGCGCCCCGGACGACGATCTCTACAGGTTCTCCGCTCACTGCAGCTCCGGCGCGACGATCTCGACGTAGCGGTTCTTCCGCACGTCTGCGAGCCACTTCTCGAACTCGGGCATGGTGCGGCGCTCGATCAGCTCGCCGCGAAGCTTGTCCGCGACCTGCTCGAACGACACCGTCGAAGGATCGAAGCGGTCGAGGAACTGGAACAGGTTCTCGCCGTGCGCGTTCTCGATCACGTCGGTGATCTCGCCGGGCTTCAGCCCGAAGACCGCGCTCTTGATCAGATCCGGCGCGTCCTCTTCGCGGAAGACCGTGAGCCCGCCCTGCTGCGCCGTCGGCGCCCCGGAGTACTTGCGCGCGAGCCCGCCGAAGTCGCCATTCTGGCGCGCCTGATCGCGGAGCTGCGCGGCGAACGCCCGCGCCTTCTCGCGCGTTTCCGGCGGGGCGTCCGACGGCACGGCGATCAGGATGTGCAGCACCCGGATCCGCTCGCCGGGCCTGGCCTGCCCGTAGCGCTCGTCGTAGAGCTTGCGCACTTCCTCGTCGCTCACGCGGACCCGGCCCTGCACCGAGCCGGAGATCATCTTCATGCGCGTGATCTGCTTGCCGAGCTGCTCGCGGTAGGCGGCGCGCGGAAGGCCCTGCTCGGCCGCGGCGGCGTAGATCGCGTCGGCCGCGATGCCCTCCTCCTCGGCGATTCCGTTCACCGCCGCGTCGATCTCCTCTTCGCTCGCGGCGATGCCCTGGAACTTGGCGACCTGCAGGATCAGCCGGTCGTCGATCAGGCTCTTCAGCGCGTTGTCGCGAATCTGCTTCATCTCCTGGGGCGTCAGCGGGTGGTCCTTCGGCACGCGGGCGGCCACGGACTGCATCGCCGATCGCACCTCGGAGAGCAGCACCACCTCGTCCCCGACGATCGCGGCCACGCCGTCTGCGACCTCGGCACGGGCGATGCCGCTCGCGGCCAGGAGCATCAGCAGCAGGCAGAGCTTGTCTCTCATCGCAGCGTCTCCAGATACGCGTCGTTCGAGCGGATCTCGGCGCTCCTGCGCAGGCCGCGCAGCCACTCGCGGCGCAGCTCCTCGAGATTGCGCTGGCCGAGCTCCGCCTCGAGCCGCTCGCGGAGCTCGTCGAAGCCGGGCTCCCGAGCCGGGATCTTGCGCTCCAGGAAGAAGATGTGGAAGCCGTACGGCGACTCGACCACGGCCGAGAACTGCCCCTCTTCGAGCTCGAAGGCGCGGTCGAACGCCTCGGGGAGCTCCCCGCGCGCGAACGCCGGCAGCTCGCCGCCGCTCGCGGCCTCGGGCGCGATGCTGTGCTCGCGCGCCGCGGCGGCGAAGTCCCCGCCCGACTCGAGCTGCGTTCGCAGTCGCTCGGCCTTCGCGCGCTCCTCGACCACGATCTGTCGTACCTGCGCGCGCTCGGGCTGCGCGTACTCGCTGCGGTGCTCGTCGAAGTAGGCGCGCAGCGCGCTCTCGGGCACGCGCATTCGCGGGGCGAGCTCGACCAGCGCGATGCGGTCGACGATCATCTCGCGGCGCACGCTCTCGCGGTAGCGCGGATCGTCGTCCTTCCACTCCTCGCCGTGGAGCATGTGCAGGCGGTCGGTCACCTCCGTGTCGGCGACGCTCACCCCGGCTTCGGACGCGCGGTTCAGAGCGACCTGGGCCGACACCAGGCGGTTCAGCTCCTCGGTCACGACGTCGCCGCGATCGGCGTCCGGCTCCTCCTCGAGCCGCTGCTCCACCAGGCGCCGCAGCTCCGCGGCGGGAATCCGCACGCCGTCGACCTCGGCGGCCCAGGCGTCGTCGCGCCCGCCGTCACCGCAGCCGAGCAACAGCCCGAGGAGCGCCACGATCACTCGCTTCATCGGCTGGCGCTCCTTTCGACCGGCGTGCCCTCGCCGGGCTGGAGAAGATCGAGAAGGCCGAAGCTCTCGGCCAGTGCGTCGCCCGGCTCGCGCAGGCGCAGGCCCAGGCGCCGGTCCGGATAGGCGCGGATCTGCGCCCCGGGGCGACCAATCACGCGCACCAGCCGGCTCGGGTCGACGGCCGCGCGCTCGGCGATGCGCAGCTGAAGCTCGCCGTTTCGCACCTCCACGGAGAGCACGCCCAGGCTGCGGCAGCGGATCTTGAGCCGGATCACCTCGAGCAGGTTCTGCGCCGCGTCGGGCAGCGCGCCGAAGCGATCGAGGAGATCGCCGCGCAGCGCGGCGAGCTCCTCGTCGTCGCGCGCCGAGGAGAGCTGCTTGTAGAGCGCGAGCCGCTGCGAGACCTCGGGCACGTAGCTCTCGGGAAGCAGCGCGGGGAGCGGCAGCCGGATCTCGGGGTCGATCGCGTCTGCGGTCTGCTCGCCGCGCAGGCGCGCCATCGCCTCGTCCATCATCTCCATGTACAGGTCGTAGCCGACCGACGCGATGTGCCCGGACTGCTCGCCGCCGAGCAGGTTTCCCGCGCCGCGGATCTCGAGGTCCTCGGTCGCGAGTCGG from Deltaproteobacteria bacterium includes:
- a CDS encoding radical SAM protein; protein product: MRRPRARPTRMMAVIGPGPRRGQTAVEVPMQAVLEGHYREDAPYPSVIVNVTERCNLSCAHCFIYRDANPLSPVRPRVADEPTDDEMLETLEMLRDRHGIRTALWMGGEPLLRGPLIERGVKLFPRNTITTNGTIEVPDLGPNVLYVVSLDGPEDVNDAIRGRGSYKRVMQNLRRLPEDLSSPVQVQCTVTRRNQDRLEELVRELQKTRVGWMSFSFYVPRASDDGPDAWPDNEARVPAVREVMRLRNEYPGFVRNTRRSLELMLPEHAERVTAACPARERVLPLYLDGHVFRTPGCCYGNDVDCVRCGAWVVFHLAAELEGHAS
- a CDS encoding alpha/beta hydrolase, whose product is MSAAKPTRESVEFESRGQTCRGWLYRPAGPAGARVPAVVMAHGFSAVKEMFLPAFAERFAAAGCAVLVFDFRFLGASDGEPRGQVFPFEQHEDYRNAISWVTLAPGIDPARIGLWGSSYSGGHTLHLAAFDRRVKAAVAQVPAVRAWPLLLALLGRPGLDAFLAQISADRVERFKTGAVTEIPVVAKPGQPSVLAAPDAWEWFQRTGAAVAPSWRNAVTLESLEKMLEYDPPGAIELVSPTPLLVIGAKNDSLIPIEQLRAAVARAGEPKRYLELDCGHFDVYDTEPWFERAASAATDWFRQHLGAG
- a CDS encoding CPBP family intramembrane metalloprotease produces the protein MIPDRDAGARPPLTLEFAFVLALLAPLVHMVCVTVLLLIGFRGTVPVVGMAAVLAYGGMFTLCASRFREPPLERLALVRAPATAWLAVAFLAASVLLTSEIDNLVKAAFPPPLELTAAGEAPETPPFWGVMLAVVQIAVFPLAYELFFRGILQPLAVARLGLGLGIVLGALMSGVASGLIFGGVWGVAPAFANSLVLAVLRQASRSLWPSIALHALTGVITLGALYQVFGIAGFDDTTAAHTPLAWLLGAGALTGIGLALLRVASRGESAPAAPPEV
- the uvrA gene encoding excinuclease ABC subunit UvrA — protein: MSGEPVEIVVRGACEHNLKSLNVRIPRNRLVVLTGLSGSGKSSLAFDTLYAEGQRRYVESLSAYARQFLDQMKKPEVDSIEGLSPAISIEQKTTSRNPRSTVGTVTEIYDYLRLLFARIGVPHCVNCGKPIQAQTVKQMCDRVLALPEGTRVQVLSPVVRGRKGEYKKELREFARQGFVRVRIDGEDHQLDSPPELDRKKRHDIDLVVDRLVIRGDVGKRLADSFETALRASSGFAKVDIGPGQEEVLFSELAACMDCGASFPEINPRLFSFNSPQGACPECDGLGTKDFFDPELLVPDASISIADGAIAPFKGRGHASRYYAAMLRSLATHYGFSLDTPWRKLSAEARAQILNGNDEKVTFRFGRSRKWSFDRSWSGVVGLLDKRYRETESDLVREGLRQYMSNTACTACAGARLRPEARSVFVGATTLPQVCALSVAQAVQFFTNLKLGKQDLLIAERLLREIRERLAFLQNVGLEYLTRDRTAGTLSGGESQRIRLATQVGSALAGVLYILDEPSIGLHARDNDRLLRTLVSLRDTGNTVLVVEHDEETIRAADWVIDMGPGAGRHGGEIVAEGRPEDIEKEARSLTGQFLSGARRIPVPEKRRPGSDKFVTIVGASENNLRDVTVRIPLGVMTVVTGVSGSGKSTLINDTLYKALAHELFEAKDKPGKHKKIDGLAHLDKVIDVSQDPIGRTSRSNPATYTGIFTGIRELFTQLPESRQRGYAPGRFSFNVKGGRCEACQGDGILRIEMHFLPDVYVTCEECQGKRYNPQTLEVKYKGKSIADVLEMTVDEAFEFLEHIPGVRSGLATLAEVGLGYVHLGQQATTLSGGEAQRIKLAKELSKRATGRTMYILDEPTTGLHFADVEKLLDVIHKLVDRGNTVVVIEHNLDVIKTADHIIDLGPEGGDKGGEVIATGTPEEVANDPLSYTGQALRPIVFRS